The genome window ATGCCGGGGCTTATGGATATGTGATGAGCTTTCCCTACAACGGGCGCCTTCGCGCCGCGGAAGTTTTGGTAGATGGTCCCACCCACAAATTAATCCGCCGCAGAGAAACTTTGGAAGATTGGATTTCGCTCTGCTCGCTTACTTCGACTCAAATGGAATAATCTGATCTCGCTCATCTATTGTGGGAGCGGATGGAGTTGCAACTGTTGACGGTTGTGTTTGGTTTTCTTTTCGATCTAAATCAAGAGGTCCGCCGTCAGTATAAGGATCTGTTGTGGCGACGCTGGTAGGTTTTTTTTGCGCCGTTTTTTTCTTTGCGGTTTTTTTCTTCTTCATCGTTACTTTTTTTGTTTCAACGGATTTTGGAGTTTCCACAACCGGTGCGGGAGCGAGCGCTTCTTCTTTCTTTACTTCTTCCGTTACAGGCATCGCGACCGGTGCGCTGTCGGCAATGGGTTTTTCATTTTCCAAATCTTCCATCACAATCTGTTTTTCGGGATGTTCTTCCGGAAGGGTTTTGCTGAGCCAGCGGTTTGAAAGATATTTCACCCCGACAACCAGACAAAACAACACAATCAATGCCGTCATATTCATCCAGAGAGAGGGGGGTCGCACTGGCTTCGGATTGATTAAGGTGATTTCGGTTAATTCATCCTGCATTTCTTCCATAAAAATCTCCCTTTTTATTGGACCATAGACAATGGACCATTGACCGTTGACAACTACTTTTTGTTTTTGGTCTGTAGTCCATGGTCCATAGTCCGAGGTACTTTCTCATTCTTGGTATCGGCAGGATTGAAAAAAGGTTGCTTCCTTTTTTATTGTGGGTATAACTCCAAAATCTTTAAATGTTCAAGTTTGTGAATCGATAAAGGGGGAGGGTTCATAAATGCCTGAAATTATTGCGGTTATTTTGGCTGGCGGGAAGGGTCAACGGATGGGCTCGGTGCTTCCAAAAGTTTTGCACCCGGTTTGTGGTCGTCCCATGATTGAATATCCCATCACTGCGGTTACTTCTGCCGGAGCAGGAAAAATTTGCATTGTCACTTCAAAAGAAAAATCAAATCCGGTTGCACAATATCTAAAAAACAAACCGAAAGTCAAACTTGCCTACCAATCTGCTCCGTTGGGAACAGCGCACGCGGTGCAATCGGCCACTTTGCATTTCAAAAATTTTAAAGGGTATGTTTTTATTTTATATGGCGACGCTCCTTTAATTCGGGCTGAAACATTAAAGAAATTTTTTGCGGAGGTTAAAAAAAGTGATGCCACATTGGGTTTTATTACTGCTGATTTAGAAAACCCGACCGGTTATGGGAGGGTTTTTCGTCAAATGGGGCAAGTGACACGCGTCGTGGAAGAAAAAGAATTAACCTCCGAAGAAAAACAGATCAAAGAATCGAATGTTGGTTTTTATTGTGTGAAGGCGGATTGGCTCTTTAAAATTTTAAAAGAATTTAAACCCCATCCCGTTACAAAGGAATATTATTTAACCGACATCATTGAATTCGCGGTAAACGAAGGAAAAAAAATTGTGGGATTTAAGGGAGAAGATGGGTCAGAATTTTTCGGGGCGAATGATCGAAACCAATTAAGTTCTATTGAAGAGTTGATGCGCAAACGCTTTACCCATCAATGGATGGCGAGTGGTGTCACTTTTGTCGATCCCAAACAAGTTTATCTCGATGCCGATGTTACTTTTGGCACTGAAACAATCGTCCACCCGCAAGTTTATCTGCGCGGGAAAACACGCATCGGAAAAAATTGCATCATCGAATGCGGTGCGGTGCTCACAGATATGGTGGTTGGGGATCATGTGCACATCAATCCGTATTGTGTTTTGGAGTCGAGCACTCTTGAAAAGGATGTTCAAGTTGGTCCTTTTGCCAGAATTCGTCCCGATTCTCATGTTGGTGCGGGGGCGCGGATCGGCAATTTTGTGGAACTGAAAAAAACGCGGCTGGGTTCCAAAGCAAAGGCGAATCATCTGACCTATCTGGGAGATGCGCATGTGGGTGCCGAAACCAATGTGGGGTGCGGAACGATTACCTGCAATTATGATGGTGCAAAAAAACACCCGACAAAAATCGGAAAAAAAGTTTTTGTGGGAAGTGACGTGCAATTTATCGCACCCGTGACGGTGGGTGATGGAGCCTTCATTGCCGCCGGTTCCACCATCACGGAAAATGTTCCGTCAAAATCACTGGCCATCGCGCGGGGCAGACAGGTGAATAAGAAAAACTGGATCAGAAAAAGGACTATGGACCATGGACTAGGGACCATAGACCGAAAACACAAGAAGAAAGGTCGATAGTCCATGGTCTATGGTCCATAGTACAAGAAATATGTGCGGCATCATTGGCTACATTGGAAATCGTGAAGCGGTAAAAGTTTTAATCGATGGACTCAAGCGTCTGGAGTATCGCGGTTATGATTCGGCAGGAGTGGCCGTACTCAACAACGGCAAAATTCAAATTGAGCGGGCCGAAGGAAAGTTAACCTGCCTTGAAGCAAAACTTAAAAAATTTAAGTCAAGGGCAGGCTTTGCCTGCCCGCGAAGCAAACTCGCAGAGTTTGCGGAGTTTAAATTGTCCGGGAATATTGGCATCGGTCACACGCGCTGGGCCACCCACGGTGTTCCCTCCGAGCGCAATGCACATCCGCATCGTGTTGGAGATGTGGTCGTGGTGCATAACGGCATCATCGAAAATTATTCTGAACTCCGTAAAAAACTAATCCAAAAAGGGTTTCGCTTTCTTTCCGAAACCGACACCGAAGTTTTTTGTCATCTCATCAATGAAGAATTGAAAAAACAATTCGATATCCAACAGGCGATTCGAAATGCCCTCACAAAAGTGCGCGGTTCCTATGCGCTTGTTGTTTTGCACGGGCAGGATCCGGAGCATCTTTATGTTGCGAGACAGAGTTCTCCACTCGTGATTGGGTTGGGGAAGGGGGAAAATTTTGTGGCGTCGGATGTCGCGGCCATTCTTCCCTACACACGCGATGTTATTTTTCTGGAAGAGGGCGAGTTGGTCACTCTTTCCCGC of Deltaproteobacteria bacterium contains these proteins:
- the glmU gene encoding bifunctional UDP-N-acetylglucosamine diphosphorylase/glucosamine-1-phosphate N-acetyltransferase GlmU, translating into MPEIIAVILAGGKGQRMGSVLPKVLHPVCGRPMIEYPITAVTSAGAGKICIVTSKEKSNPVAQYLKNKPKVKLAYQSAPLGTAHAVQSATLHFKNFKGYVFILYGDAPLIRAETLKKFFAEVKKSDATLGFITADLENPTGYGRVFRQMGQVTRVVEEKELTSEEKQIKESNVGFYCVKADWLFKILKEFKPHPVTKEYYLTDIIEFAVNEGKKIVGFKGEDGSEFFGANDRNQLSSIEELMRKRFTHQWMASGVTFVDPKQVYLDADVTFGTETIVHPQVYLRGKTRIGKNCIIECGAVLTDMVVGDHVHINPYCVLESSTLEKDVQVGPFARIRPDSHVGAGARIGNFVELKKTRLGSKAKANHLTYLGDAHVGAETNVGCGTITCNYDGAKKHPTKIGKKVFVGSDVQFIAPVTVGDGAFIAAGSTITENVPSKSLAIARGRQVNKKNWIRKRTMDHGLGTIDRKHKKKGR